From one Lactiplantibacillus paraplantarum genomic stretch:
- a CDS encoding L-fucose/L-arabinose isomerase family protein has translation MTQSIKLGFAPTRRNIFSADAAIEYANLTRDKLDAMHVNYVDIKEVNDDGLLYDDAGMEKIATKFKAEKIDGLFLANENFGTEYECARLAKQLDVPVLLWGPKDEAPAADGSRLRDTQCGLFAIGKVLRRFQIPFTYLVNVDIDDPEFERGVTDFIKVCNIVKTFKNTRILQVGPRPFDFWSTMVNEGELLEKFNISLSPIPLTELVEEIHTLQASHSSEIDVTVATLKQVADVDITDKDLNMVAALKVALSHKMTEYGCNAGAIQCWTALQDEIGILPYASESLLQDEGTPVTCETDIHGVISELLVEAATMGDEKAIFADVNCRHPENPNGELLQHLGVFPFSTAKNKPSLPKSHFVFDFPGSVALQAKDGEYTLCRFDGDNGQYNLLLGNAKSCEGPYEQGTYLWLQFANLNRFETKLVYGPYIHHMAAVRADVVPVLYEACKYLGVTPDFYDPIEDDVQAYLRGDIDSIVK, from the coding sequence ATGACTCAATCAATTAAATTAGGTTTTGCACCGACCCGACGTAATATTTTTTCGGCAGATGCAGCTATTGAATACGCAAATTTAACGCGTGATAAGTTGGATGCCATGCATGTTAACTATGTTGATATTAAAGAAGTAAACGATGATGGTCTATTATATGATGACGCTGGTATGGAGAAAATTGCAACTAAATTTAAAGCTGAAAAAATTGATGGCTTATTTTTAGCAAATGAAAATTTTGGTACTGAATATGAATGTGCACGGTTAGCCAAACAATTAGATGTTCCAGTATTACTCTGGGGTCCTAAAGATGAAGCACCAGCTGCTGATGGCTCTCGTCTTCGAGACACGCAATGTGGATTGTTTGCTATTGGAAAAGTATTACGTCGTTTCCAAATTCCATTTACTTACTTAGTCAATGTTGATATTGACGATCCTGAATTTGAACGCGGTGTAACAGATTTCATTAAAGTATGTAATATTGTAAAAACTTTCAAGAATACGCGAATCTTACAAGTTGGACCACGGCCATTTGATTTTTGGTCAACAATGGTAAATGAAGGAGAACTGCTTGAAAAGTTCAACATTTCATTATCACCAATTCCGTTGACGGAACTTGTTGAAGAAATTCATACGCTACAAGCAAGTCATTCGTCAGAAATTGACGTAACGGTTGCAACGTTAAAGCAAGTTGCAGATGTCGATATTACTGATAAAGATTTGAATATGGTAGCCGCGTTAAAAGTCGCCTTATCACACAAGATGACTGAATATGGATGTAATGCTGGTGCTATCCAATGCTGGACGGCCTTGCAAGATGAGATTGGCATTTTACCATACGCTTCGGAATCGTTACTTCAAGATGAAGGAACTCCCGTAACTTGTGAAACTGATATTCACGGTGTTATCTCCGAATTATTAGTTGAAGCTGCAACGATGGGTGATGAGAAGGCGATTTTTGCTGATGTTAACTGTCGTCATCCAGAAAATCCAAACGGTGAATTATTGCAACATTTGGGTGTTTTCCCGTTCTCCACGGCCAAGAATAAACCATCGTTACCAAAATCACACTTTGTCTTTGATTTCCCTGGTTCTGTTGCACTTCAAGCAAAAGATGGCGAATATACGTTGTGTCGTTTTGACGGAGATAATGGTCAATATAACTTATTACTAGGTAATGCTAAGTCATGTGAGGGGCCTTATGAACAAGGTACTTATCTTTGGTTACAATTCGCTAATCTCAATCGCTTTGAAACAAAACTTGTATATGGACCATATATTCATCATATGGCCGCAGTACGTGCCGATGTGGTTCCTGTCTTGTATGAGGCATGTAAGTATCTAGGGGTAACACCTGATTTCTATGATCCAATTGAAGACGATGTGCAAGCATATTTACGTGGTGATATTGATTCAATCGTTAAGTAA
- a CDS encoding LacI family DNA-binding transcriptional regulator — protein sequence MGIKISDIAQLAGVSKSAVSLALNEKPGISISTRKKIIKIAHQQGYTPLRKKRQDIQNNLGAVAFLVVTTTGVVKSNYRTLPFFNSLISCLSAEISAVNGSLKTITITQTELSQQLSSIRETADSFLVLGTDLTKKSAALINQRLKHVVFLDTYFEDINADFVTMDNYQGARLAGEYILRKGYRQIGYFASDKIMSNFSERRRGFRAILKEAGVTISNDNFYFISPTETNPNGLNMTRFINKLPKAIFCEDDYIALRLLKVARQAKITIPDQLAIMGFDDIYESTLVSPELSTIHVPIEQIAHEALKQLIDHYLHPQRLPLKILVATKLVERQSL from the coding sequence ATGGGAATTAAAATCAGTGACATTGCACAACTTGCTGGCGTATCTAAATCAGCCGTTTCATTAGCACTTAATGAAAAGCCAGGAATAAGTATAAGCACTAGAAAAAAAATCATTAAAATTGCTCATCAACAAGGCTATACACCACTGCGTAAAAAGCGTCAGGATATTCAAAACAATCTAGGAGCTGTAGCCTTTCTAGTTGTGACAACAACCGGTGTTGTAAAGAGTAATTATCGAACGCTGCCTTTTTTTAACTCACTCATTTCATGCTTATCTGCTGAGATCAGTGCAGTTAACGGTAGTTTAAAAACTATTACTATTACACAGACTGAATTAAGCCAGCAACTCTCCTCTATTAGGGAAACAGCAGATAGTTTTCTAGTACTGGGTACTGATCTCACAAAGAAAAGTGCTGCACTAATTAATCAACGTCTTAAACATGTCGTTTTCCTTGATACATATTTTGAAGACATTAATGCTGACTTTGTTACCATGGATAACTACCAAGGTGCCCGATTAGCAGGAGAGTATATCTTGCGAAAGGGGTATCGTCAGATTGGTTATTTTGCATCTGACAAAATCATGTCAAATTTTTCAGAACGGCGCCGCGGTTTTCGGGCAATTCTAAAAGAAGCCGGTGTCACTATTTCTAACGATAATTTTTATTTCATCTCGCCAACTGAAACTAATCCCAATGGCCTTAATATGACAAGATTTATTAATAAGTTACCTAAGGCAATTTTTTGTGAAGACGATTACATCGCCCTTCGGCTACTTAAGGTTGCTCGCCAAGCTAAAATTACTATCCCTGACCAACTAGCAATCATGGGTTTTGATGATATTTACGAGAGCACTTTGGTTTCCCCAGAACTGTCAACCATTCATGTGCCTATTGAACAAATTGCTCATGAGGCGCTAAAGCAATTAATCGATCACTATTTACATCCCCAACGGCTGCCCTTAAAAATTCTTGTCGCAACTAAACTTGTCGAAAGGCAATCATTATAA
- a CDS encoding PTS transporter subunit IIC translates to METKTTADTATHKMSTMDYVYKVSAGVSNAILVCLGIGLLLQSLANFVHWTALYQIGAIAQVLLGPAFGVAIATMLNSNTLVTFSAMISSTIGANAVYFSQSATNGVTATGHTLAQAAQSSVFTTGQPISAVAAGLVAVLVGNYLTGKTPLDMMLVPLAATFVGAVVGLGLAAVTTPALVWLSKFIATSMKVNPLMGSMAVSLAWALFLMTPASSAALAVAVMLDPVSSGAALIGTTAQFVGFTIMSFRQNNLGANIAQGIITPKVQFPNLLVNPRLAIPPMVAAIVSAPVATMVFHFSTSYKLAGLGLNSLIAPISLASTNFNQFVVYLLTGVLMPAIISIVLYRVLVAAKWVESRQLQLEVV, encoded by the coding sequence ATGGAAACTAAGACTACCGCGGATACCGCGACACATAAGATGAGTACCATGGATTACGTTTATAAAGTTTCAGCCGGTGTTTCTAATGCAATTTTGGTTTGTTTGGGAATTGGATTGTTATTGCAATCACTTGCTAATTTTGTTCACTGGACGGCGTTGTATCAAATAGGGGCGATTGCGCAAGTCTTACTAGGACCAGCCTTTGGGGTCGCCATTGCGACGATGCTTAATAGTAATACGTTGGTCACGTTTAGTGCCATGATTTCATCCACGATTGGTGCTAACGCGGTGTATTTCTCACAATCAGCTACTAACGGTGTAACGGCTACTGGACATACATTAGCTCAGGCGGCCCAGAGTTCTGTTTTTACCACTGGACAACCGATTTCAGCAGTTGCGGCTGGGCTGGTAGCAGTGCTGGTCGGTAATTATTTAACGGGTAAGACACCGCTTGATATGATGTTAGTGCCGTTAGCAGCTACCTTTGTTGGTGCGGTGGTTGGTTTGGGATTAGCAGCAGTGACGACACCAGCGCTTGTCTGGTTGAGTAAATTCATTGCGACCTCGATGAAAGTTAACCCGTTGATGGGGTCAATGGCGGTCTCGCTCGCTTGGGCCTTATTCCTGATGACGCCAGCCTCTTCGGCGGCACTGGCCGTTGCTGTGATGTTGGATCCAGTGTCGTCTGGCGCAGCCTTGATTGGAACGACCGCCCAGTTCGTGGGCTTTACGATTATGTCTTTTCGACAGAACAACTTGGGCGCTAATATTGCACAGGGGATTATTACACCTAAAGTCCAATTTCCGAACTTGCTGGTGAATCCACGGTTAGCGATTCCACCAATGGTTGCGGCCATTGTTTCTGCGCCAGTTGCGACAATGGTTTTCCACTTTTCAACGAGCTACAAGTTAGCAGGCTTAGGTTTGAATTCACTGATTGCGCCGATTTCGTTAGCTTCGACTAACTTTAACCAGTTTGTGGTCTACTTGCTGACGGGCGTCCTGATGCCAGCCATTATTTCAATCGTACTGTACCGCGTACTAGTGGCGGCGAAGTGGGTTGAATCGCGGCAATTACAGTTGGAAGTGGTTTAA
- a CDS encoding subtype B tannase, with product MYDRLIFDPDWLVPEQVQVAGQAVHYYAAREIQYVQHPVASIQVLNVFVPAAYLHDGSVNGYQRTTAPILMPNTVGGYMPGPADDPQRTAWPTNATTIQQALKRGYVVVAAGIRGRTTLDESGQRVGQAPAFIVDMKAAIRYVKYNQNRLPGDTDRIITNGTSAGGATSALAGTSGNSAYFETALTALGAAPTTDDIFAVSAYCPIHNLEHADMAYEWQFNGINDWHRYQPVAGTAVNGRPQFEPVSGVLDSEAQALSATLKRQFRDYLNHLGLKATDGTTLTVTAAGTGPFREVVRHLLMASAQNALDQGTDIHKYAGFTVTDGQVTELDLTAYLKSLTRMKAVPAFDQLDLDSPENNLFGDALVLGKHFTALSQARSTVTAQLADDDLVKAVNPISYLLTQQAQVAKHWRIRHGAADRDTSFAIPIILATMLKNQGYDVDFALPWDIPHSGDYDLGELFAWIDHLCQ from the coding sequence ATGTATGATCGCTTAATCTTTGATCCTGACTGGTTGGTTCCTGAACAAGTCCAAGTTGCAGGCCAAGCGGTTCATTACTATGCGGCCCGAGAGATTCAGTATGTTCAGCATCCGGTGGCAAGTATTCAGGTGTTAAATGTATTTGTGCCAGCAGCTTATTTGCATGATGGTTCAGTTAATGGTTATCAAAGAACGACTGCACCAATCTTGATGCCCAATACGGTTGGTGGCTACATGCCTGGTCCGGCGGATGATCCACAGCGAACGGCATGGCCAACGAATGCGACTACGATTCAGCAGGCGCTAAAACGAGGCTATGTGGTGGTGGCCGCCGGGATTCGAGGGCGTACCACGCTTGATGAGTCAGGTCAACGGGTCGGACAGGCACCGGCCTTTATTGTAGATATGAAGGCGGCTATCCGCTACGTTAAGTATAACCAGAATCGGCTGCCAGGTGATACGGATCGGATTATCACGAATGGAACGAGTGCTGGGGGTGCCACTTCCGCTTTAGCGGGGACTAGTGGAAACAGCGCCTATTTTGAAACGGCGTTAACCGCGCTTGGTGCGGCACCAACGACTGATGATATCTTTGCAGTGTCGGCTTACTGCCCGATTCATAATCTGGAACACGCAGACATGGCCTATGAGTGGCAATTTAACGGTATCAATGACTGGCACCGATATCAACCGGTAGCGGGAACTGCTGTGAACGGGCGTCCGCAATTTGAACCAGTTAGTGGTGTGTTGGATTCTGAAGCGCAGGCACTTTCAGCGACTTTAAAACGTCAGTTTAGGGATTATTTGAATCACTTGGGGTTAAAAGCGACTGACGGAACGACGTTGACCGTGACAGCGGCTGGTACTGGCCCTTTTCGTGAAGTCGTCCGCCACTTATTGATGGCTTCGGCACAAAATGCGCTGGACCAAGGAACTGATATTCATAAGTATGCGGGTTTTACCGTCACGGATGGTCAAGTGACTGAACTAGATTTGACAGCCTATCTGAAATCGTTAACACGGATGAAAGCCGTACCAGCATTTGATCAATTGGATTTGGATAGTCCAGAAAATAATTTATTTGGTGATGCGCTGGTGCTAGGCAAGCACTTTACAGCATTGTCACAGGCACGAAGTACGGTTACGGCTCAACTGGCTGATGATGATCTTGTCAAAGCGGTTAATCCAATCAGCTACTTATTAACACAACAGGCACAAGTTGCTAAACATTGGCGGATTCGTCATGGCGCGGCTGACCGGGATACGAGTTTTGCGATTCCAATCATTCTAGCAACGATGCTCAAAAATCAGGGCTATGATGTTGACTTTGCGTTACCATGGGACATTCCACATAGTGGCGATTACGATTTAGGGGAATTATTCGCCTGGATTGATCACTTGTGTCAATAA